The genomic stretch GCTATCTCGCAACGTCGCGACTGGTTCGCGCGGCCCGCTTGTTCGAGAACCCGGGCTTTTCCATCGCGAACGTGTCGAACCATCTCGACTATTCATCGCCACAAAGCTTTGGCCGTCATGTGCGCACGTTGATGCAGCTGACCGCGGTGCAGTTTCGCGCACGCTATGACGGCGAGTCGATGCTGCGAGAGTTCCGCGAGGTTCTCGTCGTTCCGTACATCGACAAGCTGCGACAGCTGCATCCGCTTGCACCGACCTGGGGTGCGTGGCCCACACGCCTCGATTCGCATCGAGTCGACTGCTGAAGAAACGTTTGGCAGAGTTGGTGCATTTACGCGGTAGACATGACGGACAACGATGCACGGTTCGAACGGGCGGTGGTGCTGGCGGCGCTGTGGGCGGCGACTCGTGGATCGCAGAACGAACGCGTTCGGTTGTCGGTGTTGGCTGCAGCCGCCGGCTCACGACAGGCCGAGGCCGAAGGGTCCCTGGCCGCGCTGCTGCAGGAATACGATGCGATCGAAGGGATAGTGCTCGAGAAATTGGCAGACACCGCGGAGAGTATCGCGAGCACGACGATCCGCTCGGCCGTGTCTGATGCACGGCTCATTCACGACTGTTGCGCTCGCATGCGTGCGGCGGCGACGGCGGGTTTCGCGCACGCCGCCGCGAGTGCCGCGCGCAAGCGGGCTCGCGCCGCGCGTCACGACATTGTGAACAACATCGGTACCGTGCGAAACGCGATTCTCTTGATGGACGATGAGCCCGATGATGCCGCGCGCGAACATTTCCGCGCGATCGCGAAGCGCAACTCCGTCGCGTCGGAGCAGCTCGTGCGCACGCATCTCTCGGACGAGTCGGCCTGCAACGGCGCGCGAGCGGCGTCGCCAGGCGATGCTGAATTCCTCATTGCATCGGAATTGACGACGTGCGCCGACCGCGGCATAGGCGCCGATGCGGCGGATGCGCTGCGTGAGTTGGCCGCGCTGACCGGCGTCGCGCTTCAACGCGACGAGGCCAGCGGTCAGTTTACGATCGCGGGCGCGGGGTCACGCCGGGATCAACGGCACGATGTCGGACGCGCGCGCCAGGGCGATGACGCCGACACCCTCAGCCTCTAGCGCCTCGCGACCACCTTCTTCGCGATCGACCAAGGCTAGTACGCCGATGACCTTGCCGCCCGCGGCACGGACCGCGTCGATGGCCTTCTTTGCGGATCCGCCGGTGGTGATTGTGTCCTCGACGACGACAACGCGGTCGCCTTCGCGGAATGGCCCTTCGATCAGCCTTCCGGTGCCGTGTGTCTTCGGTTCTTTCCGCACCGAAAAAGCGCGCAGCGGCGCGGAGCTCGACGCGCTGGCGTAGCTCACCGCGCACGCGATCGGGTCTGCCCCCATCGTGAGGCCGCCGATCGAATCGGCGCGCCACCCGGCATCATGCAGCGCGGTAAATCCGAGCGGCCCGATCAACGCGAGGCCGTCGGGGCTCATGGTGGTGATTCGCGCGTCGATGTATAGCGAGGACTGTCGTCCGGATGCTAACGTGAACGTCCCGCGTATGGCGGAGCGTGTGGCGAGGAGTTGAGCGAGTTCGTCTCTTCGTGACATGGCGAATGCGTGCGATGGCGATGAAGTCGTCGCGAGGAAATAACTGCCAACAGCCCCGGCACGAAAGGCGATGCGCGAATTCCCGCCACAATTGATCGTCAGCAACGGCGTGTCGCCGGCGGTGCTCGGCGTCGTGTTGCTCGTCGTCGCGGGGTTCGTGGGTTTCTTGCTCGCGCGCGAGCGCCGGCGTCGCCTGCGCGCTTCCGAACGTTCGGCCGAGCTCGAGCGCTTGTACCACGAAGTGGCGCGGGCCAATACCGCGAAGAGCGAGTTCCTCGCGAATATCTCGCACGAGCTTCGCACACCGCTCAACGCCATCGTCGGCTTCGTCGAATTGCTGAAGGACGGTGTTTACGGCGAGCTCTCACCGCGACAAGTGCCGCCGGTCGATCGCATCGCCGCGTCGGCGACGCATTTGCGACATCTCGTCGATCAAGTCCTCGACATCGCCAAGATCGCCGCCGGCCGCCTGGAAGTGCATTCGGAGACGCTCGTGCTGCGGCCGTTCGTGCTCAACGTCGCGAGCGAGCTCGAATCGCTCGTCAACGAGCGCGGGCTGAGTTTTTCGATCGCGGTCGGCGCCTCGTTACCGCGTATCCGCACCGATCCAACGCATCTGCGGCAGATTCTCGTGAACCTGATCGGCAATGCCGTGAAGTACACACCGTCGGGTGGCGTGGCGGTTCGCGCGCGTCTCGTCGGTGCTACGGTGGCGAGGTCGTCACATCGGCCGACGCCCGACGATCCCGTGCTTGCGCGCCAATCTCCCGACATGCGACAAGTGTGGATCGCGCTGCAGGTCGTCGACACAGGCGTCGGCATCGCACCGGCGGATCAGGTGCGTATCTTCGACGAATTCGAGCAGGTCAATGCGGGCCCGCGCAGCGAATCCATGCAGCGCGGTACCGGGCTCGGGCTCTCCATCTCGCGGCGGCTCGCCCAGCTCCTCGGCGGCGATATCGGCGTGGACAGCCAGCTTGGAAAAGGATCGACGTTCACGCTGTGGCTGCCGGTGCACCCGACGGACCTGGAACCTTCGGGCACGGATGCGGCCGCGCCGGCGGCCGTCAACGACGCCTAGTCTTTCTTCTTGAACATCGACGCGAGCTTCGAGACGAAACCCGTTTGCTCCTTCGCGGCCGGGGCGGACGCCGATTCACAAAACTCTGATGCGAATGCGATCACGTCGGCATAGCGCTTGGATGGTTCCTTGCTCAAGCCGCGCATCACGACCCCCTCGACCGCCGCGGGAAAACGCAGACCGGGTTTCGCGACGTTGAGCGCGATCGGCGGCTGCGACAAGAGTTGCGAGAACATTTCGCGCGGGGTCTTGGCTGGGAAGGGAAGACATCCCGTGAGCAGGAAGTACGCGATCGTCGCCAGGCTGTACTGATCGGCGAGCGGCCCGACCAATTCACCCGACAGCGCCTCGGGCGCCACGTACATCAACGTGCCGACGAAGAAGCCGGCGCGCGTCAGCCGTTGCTCGGGTGCGATGTCCGTATCCGTCGCGATGCCGAAGTCCAGCAGCTTCACGAGACGTGTCGCCGGATCGTACATGACGTTGTCCGGCTTGAGATCGCGGTGGACGATACCAACCGCATGCGCGGCATGCACCGCGTCGGCGATCTGCTTGACGATGGCACACACTTCGTCGATCGGCAGCGGCCCTTGCCGCTTCGCATACTTCTCGAGGATCTCGCCCGTCGCCCATTCGATCGCCAGGAAGTGCATTCCCGGTCCGGCTTCGCCGATCTCGATTGTCTGCACGACGTTCGGGTGCTGCACGCGTTCGCCGTAGCGCGCTTCGCGAAGAAAACGCGCGACGGCCGTGCGATCCTGACGCAGTTTCTCGCGCAACACTTTCACGGCAACCGTCCCGTGTTCCGCATGTTGCGCGCGAAACACGGCGGAGGTTCCGCCTTCTCCCACTTCACTCTGCAGCGAATATCCGGCGATCGTCTGTCCGACGAGATTTTCCCGAGGCACGCGGCGAACCTAACCCGAAGGGCCGGGGGCGGGAAGAGGCACGGTCCCGCGCGACGCATCGGTGCGGTGCACCATGAGCACTTCTCATCGATTACCGCGCACGGCGCATGCGCTCCCGAGCTTCGGTTTTCTTGACAAATTGACAAACTGTTCCTATATAGGGCCCCGCAAGTCGGGTCGGCTTGCCCAGCACCGCAGTGCAGGATCGATTCACCCCGTAGGAGGCAGCTCGAATGGCCAGAGGGAAGGTGAAGTGGTTCAATGATGCCAAGGGGTACGGCTTCATTGAGCAAGACAGCGGTGAGGACGTGTTCGTTCACTTCTCCGCGATCAGTATGGAAGGCTTCAAGACGCTCGCCGAAGGTCAGGAAGTCGAATTCGAAATCCGTACTGGCGAGAAGGGGCTTCACGCCGCGAACGTGACCCGGGTCTAACCGCCCGCCTCCACGCACGAGTCCCCCTGCATCCGCCCGCCCGCAATGGCGGGCGGTGCTGTTTTAGCGATGGACGTTGGACGGTGAGCGATGGCGCGAGCAGTTGAATGCGACTCGACATTGCCTGACCTTACTAACAATGACCACGCCCATCGCCCAACGCCCATCGCCCAGCGCGATCGAGCCGCCTCCACCCCCAAGACTGTTCCTCGTGGACGGTTACGCGCTGATCTATCGCGCGTTCTTCGCCCTCATCTCGCGCCCCCTGACAACCAGCCGCGGCGAAAACACCTCCGCGGCATGGGGCATCGTCAATTTTCTGCAACGATTGTTGCAGACCCATAAACCTGACTACCTGGGCTGGGTACACGATTCCGGCCTGTCGTTCCGCCACGAGCGGTATCCTGCATACAAAGCCACCCGCGAGAAGCTCACCGAAGAGCTGCAGTCCGACTTCGATCGCGGCATGGAACGCATCTGCGACATCCTCGATGCGTACCATATTCCAATTCTGGCATTAAAGGGCTATGAAGCCGACGACGTCATCGGCACCCTCGCGCGTCAGGGCGTCGAAGCGGGCATGAACGTCGTCGTCGTCTCCGGCGATAAGGATTTTCAGCAACTCGTGCGGCCGGGCCTCTGGCTCCTCAATCCGGGCCGAGGCGGACCGGCGAGCGTCGAGGAACAATGGGTCGGCGTCGAGAACGGCAGCGAACGCCTCGGCGTTCCACCCGCGCTCGTCACGGATTACCTCGCGCTGCTCGGCGACGCCTCGGACAACGTTCCCGGCGTGAAGGGCATCGGCGAAAAGACGGCGCAGGAGCTCGTCAACTCCTTCGGCAGCGTCGAGAACATTCTCGCGCACGCGTCGGAGATCACGAAGAAGCGTCCGCGCGAAGCGCTGCTCGAGCAGGGTGACATGGCGCTGCTCTCGAAGGAGCTCGTCACCATTCGCCAGGACCTGGCCGTCGATCTCGACCTCGATTCCATGCGCCTGTCGCCGCCCGACCTCGCGCGCCTCCGCGCGATGTACGTCGAGCTCGAGTTTCACACCCTCGCCAAGAACATCGCGGCGGTCGAAGCCGCGGCGCCGGTGGCTACCGACGATGCGTCGTCCGCGCCGCCCGAGCCGGCGATCAAGACGAACTATGTCACGGTGGACACCGTCGCCGCGCTCGAGAAAGCCGTCGCGCGCGCGCGGCGGGCGCCGTACATCGCGGTCGATACAGAAACTGTAATCGATCCAACCGCCCCGCAGGACGTCGACCCGCTGCGAAGCTCACTTGTTGGCGTCACGATCGCTGTGGCGCCAGGCGAAGCCTACTACTTCCCGCTCGCGCATCGGCACCGCGCCGACACGCAGGTCGGTCTCGACCTGGGCGACGAACCGCCGTCCTCCGACGATGCACCGCCCAAGAAGAAGGCGCGCGCGAAGAAGGCAAGCGAGCCGGCCAGCGTTGCCGCACGCTTCTTCGCGGCGGGTACGGAACAACGCGTCAAGAATCTTCCGCCGATCGACAGCGCCGAAACCGTACCGCTCAAGGCATTGCTCGAGGACCCGGCCGTGAAGAAAACCGCGCAGAACGCGAAGTACGACATCCTCGCGCTGCGCGGCGCCGGCGTCACTGTGCGCGGACTCGATTTCGACACGATGATCGCCAGCTACGTGCTCGATCCCGGCCGGCGCACGCACGGCCTCGATCTGCTTGCCCTCGAGTTCCTCAACCACAAGATGACGAGCTTCGAGGAACTGTGCGGCAAGGGCAAAGAGCTGATTCCCTTCGATCAGGTGCCGATCGAGTGCGCGCGCGATTACTCATGCGAAGACGCCGACATGACGTGGCGGCTCCGCGAGATGTTCGAGCCGCAGCTCGAAGCCCTGCAGCTCGCGCGGCTCTTTCACGACGTCGAAATGCCGCTCGTCGAAGTGCTCGCCGAAATGGAATGGCAGGGCATCACGATCGACGTGCCGTGGTTCGCCACGCTCAAGGAACGCTTCGAGCGCGAACGTAAACGCGTCGAGCAGGAGATCTACGTGTCAGCCGGCGAGGAGTTCAACATCAACTCCAACCCGAAGCTCCGCGAGATCTTGTTCGAGAAGCTGCAGTTGCCGGTGCTCAAGCGCACGCCGACCGGCCCCTCGACCGACGCGAGCGTGTTGCAACAACTCGCCGACGAGGGACACCAGCTTCCCGTGTTACTCATGGAATACCGCGAGCTGTCCAAGCTCGAGAGCACGTACATCGACGCCCTCCCGACGTACGTGCATCCCCGCACCGGCCGCGTGCACACGTCGTTCAGCCAGACGACGGCGGCGACCGGCCGTCTATCGTCCAACGAACCGAATCTTCAGAACATTCCAATTCGCCGAGAGCTCGGGCGCGACGTGCGCCGCGGCTTCGTGCCGCGCAAAGGCTGGACGCTGCTCGCGGCCGACTACTCGCAGATCGAGCTGCGACTGCTCGCGCATCTGTCGAGCGACCCCGCGTTCGTTCAGGCCTTCCAGTCAGGCGGCGACATTCATCGCCAGACGGCCTCGGTGATCTTCGGCGTGCCGGTCGAAGACGTCACCAAGGACATGCGCGCGCGGGCGAAGACGATCAACTTCGCGACGATTTACGGACAGGGGGCGCACGCACTCTCGCGCCAGCTCAAGATCGCGCACGCCGAAGCGAAGCAGTTCATCGAGTTGTATTTTCAGCGCTTCAGCCGCGTACGCGAGTATCTCGACTCGATGGTCGAGTTCGCCCGCGAGCACGGCTACGTGCAAACGATCTTCAACCGCCGCCGGTACATCCCTGAGTTGCGCGAACGCAACTTTAACATCCGCGCGTTCGGCGAGCGCGTTGCCTCGAACGCGCCCATTCAGGGCTCCGCGGCCGATCTGATCAAGATTGCGATGATTCGGATTCATAACGCGCTCATCTCGCGCGGACTGAGCACGAAGATGCTGCTGCAAGTCCACGACGAGCTCGTGTTCGAGGTACCGGGGCCCGAGCTCGACGAGATTAAACAACTGGTGAAGACCGAAATGGAACATGCGGCGCAGCTCTCGGTCCCCCTTGTGGTCGACATGGGCCAGGGCAACGATTGGCTGGCTACGAAGATGGATTGACCGCGAAACCGGACGTGACCAGGGTCACGCTCGGTCAGTTCGTCGGAGTCGCAGCTTGCGAGACTCGCCGCAATTCGTCGCTCTACGACGCTGGAAATTTGTGATAATTGGTGTACATATACA from Gemmatimonadaceae bacterium encodes the following:
- the pyrE gene encoding orotate phosphoribosyltransferase, which produces MSRRDELAQLLATRSAIRGTFTLASGRQSSLYIDARITTMSPDGLALIGPLGFTALHDAGWRADSIGGLTMGADPIACAVSYASASSSAPLRAFSVRKEPKTHGTGRLIEGPFREGDRVVVVEDTITTGGSAKKAIDAVRAAGGKVIGVLALVDREEGGREALEAEGVGVIALARASDIVPLIPA
- a CDS encoding HAMP domain-containing sensor histidine kinase, whose amino-acid sequence is MREFPPQLIVSNGVSPAVLGVVLLVVAGFVGFLLARERRRRLRASERSAELERLYHEVARANTAKSEFLANISHELRTPLNAIVGFVELLKDGVYGELSPRQVPPVDRIAASATHLRHLVDQVLDIAKIAAGRLEVHSETLVLRPFVLNVASELESLVNERGLSFSIAVGASLPRIRTDPTHLRQILVNLIGNAVKYTPSGGVAVRARLVGATVARSSHRPTPDDPVLARQSPDMRQVWIALQVVDTGVGIAPADQVRIFDEFEQVNAGPRSESMQRGTGLGLSISRRLAQLLGGDIGVDSQLGKGSTFTLWLPVHPTDLEPSGTDAAAPAAVNDA
- a CDS encoding serine/threonine-protein kinase: MPRENLVGQTIAGYSLQSEVGEGGTSAVFRAQHAEHGTVAVKVLREKLRQDRTAVARFLREARYGERVQHPNVVQTIEIGEAGPGMHFLAIEWATGEILEKYAKRQGPLPIDEVCAIVKQIADAVHAAHAVGIVHRDLKPDNVMYDPATRLVKLLDFGIATDTDIAPEQRLTRAGFFVGTLMYVAPEALSGELVGPLADQYSLATIAYFLLTGCLPFPAKTPREMFSQLLSQPPIALNVAKPGLRFPAAVEGVVMRGLSKEPSKRYADVIAFASEFCESASAPAAKEQTGFVSKLASMFKKKD
- a CDS encoding cold-shock protein; amino-acid sequence: MARGKVKWFNDAKGYGFIEQDSGEDVFVHFSAISMEGFKTLAEGQEVEFEIRTGEKGLHAANVTRV
- the polA gene encoding DNA polymerase I, giving the protein MTTPIAQRPSPSAIEPPPPPRLFLVDGYALIYRAFFALISRPLTTSRGENTSAAWGIVNFLQRLLQTHKPDYLGWVHDSGLSFRHERYPAYKATREKLTEELQSDFDRGMERICDILDAYHIPILALKGYEADDVIGTLARQGVEAGMNVVVVSGDKDFQQLVRPGLWLLNPGRGGPASVEEQWVGVENGSERLGVPPALVTDYLALLGDASDNVPGVKGIGEKTAQELVNSFGSVENILAHASEITKKRPREALLEQGDMALLSKELVTIRQDLAVDLDLDSMRLSPPDLARLRAMYVELEFHTLAKNIAAVEAAAPVATDDASSAPPEPAIKTNYVTVDTVAALEKAVARARRAPYIAVDTETVIDPTAPQDVDPLRSSLVGVTIAVAPGEAYYFPLAHRHRADTQVGLDLGDEPPSSDDAPPKKKARAKKASEPASVAARFFAAGTEQRVKNLPPIDSAETVPLKALLEDPAVKKTAQNAKYDILALRGAGVTVRGLDFDTMIASYVLDPGRRTHGLDLLALEFLNHKMTSFEELCGKGKELIPFDQVPIECARDYSCEDADMTWRLREMFEPQLEALQLARLFHDVEMPLVEVLAEMEWQGITIDVPWFATLKERFERERKRVEQEIYVSAGEEFNINSNPKLREILFEKLQLPVLKRTPTGPSTDASVLQQLADEGHQLPVLLMEYRELSKLESTYIDALPTYVHPRTGRVHTSFSQTTAATGRLSSNEPNLQNIPIRRELGRDVRRGFVPRKGWTLLAADYSQIELRLLAHLSSDPAFVQAFQSGGDIHRQTASVIFGVPVEDVTKDMRARAKTINFATIYGQGAHALSRQLKIAHAEAKQFIELYFQRFSRVREYLDSMVEFAREHGYVQTIFNRRRYIPELRERNFNIRAFGERVASNAPIQGSAADLIKIAMIRIHNALISRGLSTKMLLQVHDELVFEVPGPELDEIKQLVKTEMEHAAQLSVPLVVDMGQGNDWLATKMD